In Calliopsis andreniformis isolate RMS-2024a chromosome 6, iyCalAndr_principal, whole genome shotgun sequence, a single genomic region encodes these proteins:
- the LOC143181082 gene encoding LOW QUALITY PROTEIN: uncharacterized protein LOC143181082 (The sequence of the model RefSeq protein was modified relative to this genomic sequence to represent the inferred CDS: substituted 1 base at 1 genomic stop codon), with translation MPRRCCVPNCKGNYDSILKDNYNSLFLFPKDKELRKKXMVAVPCKNWTPTKYSAVCSLHFAETDIQRYQGILSPNGVLKNVLLRCPRLIAGVAPSIFPNLPSYLIKRVLPPKKNPVEREQEIIHRNEHVVQEFTNSDLISNFSDLINNYKEKLVISNCWTIKITNSKIYFCMLVCNDDSDFLVLTTQIVITDDMKLQVFQKNHEVSFKDLKWVLPIDKKLSRRSQLENLLNRYKVLHDADSNTDICLIEKHLEKSLEELNKAYIIAESIEFAYTKNLKIISEDFEKYLIAKKAYKLNYNSLYPNNFDRRKVSLVDNVFHQSTIAAMKDFNYTGTAQFLKIFRIWWDIVNNTSSVKETNAHLTLDTFKALHQSTTVLLQLTEY, from the exons ATGCCACGACGTTGCTGTGTTCCCAATTGCAAAGGAAATTATGATAGTATTTTAAAAGATAATTACAATTCCCTATTTTTATTCCCCAAAGATAAGGAATTGCGGAAAAAATAGATGGTTGCTGTTCCTTGTAAAAATtggacaccaacaaaatattctgccgTCTGTAGTCTGCATTTTGCAGAAACTGATATCCAAAGGTATCAGGGTATTCTATCGCCCAATGGTGTACTGAAGAATGTTTTGTTGAGATGTCCAAGGCTTATAGCAGGTGTAGCACCATCCATTTTCCCCAATTTACCTTCTTACTTAATAAAACGTGTGCTACCGCCAAAAAAAAATCCTGTAGAGCGTGAACAAGAAATCATTCATAGGAATGAACATGTAGTTCAAGAATTTACTAATTCAGATTTAATTAGCAATTTCTcggatttaataaataattataaagaaaagcttgtaatttcaaactgttggactattaaaataacaaattcaaaaatttatttttgcatGCTTGTATGTAATGACGATTCTGATTTTTTGGTACTAACTACACAGATTGTGATTACTGACGACATGAAATTACAAGTTTTTCAAAAAAATCATGAAGTGTCATTTAAGGATTTAAAGTGGGTACTACCTATTGACAAGAAATTGTCTAGGAGGTCTCAGCTTGAGAATTTATTAAATAGATATAAAGTATTACATGATGCAGATTCTAACACTGATATATGTCTTATTGAAAAACATCTTGAGAAATCTCTAGAAGAACTCAATAAGGCATATATTATTGCAGAATCAATTGAATTCGCTTACACCAAAAATCTTAAAATA ATTAGCGAAGATttcgaaaaatatttaattgctAAGAAAGCTTATAAATTAAACTATAACTCACTATATCCAAATAATTTTGACCGACGAAAGGTTTCTCTCGTTGATAATGTATTCCATCAATCTACAATAGCAGCTATGAAAGATTTCAATTATACCGGTACCgctcagtttttaaaaatatttcgcaTTTGGTGGGACATCGTGAACAATACAAGTAGTGTGAAAG AGACAAATGCCCACTTAACATTAGATACTTTCAAAGCTCTGCATCAAAGTACTACAGTTCTTTTACAACTTACAGAGTActga
- the Shams gene encoding glucoside xylosyltransferase 1 shams, producing MKSVYKLFFLCLIFVVLIILLSLTNFPNKIYDAQTKEIGVISTSVKKFMLPPMTDEVIICVVVCGDRLDEALTMLKSALVFTNRPLQFIVLAENNLIPAFKEKLTEWKLLSNKTFAFTVKSITFPEESDAAMWKKLFKPCAAQRLFLPSVLNDTDAVLYVDTDTLFLAPPENIWDEFKKMNSIQLAALSPEHEDPNTGWYNRFAKHPYYGKLGVNSGVMLMNLTRMRKFRWIDYVIPIHKQYKLKITWGDQDIINIIFHYHPEKLYIYSCRYNYRPDHCMYMPVCTKAEKEGALVLHGSRGTFHSQKQPLFKAVYKAIQEYQLNTDPYNYLLIPMRNYLASEHRSNCGKVWKVFIAQPELHLGKS from the exons ATGAAATCTGTATACAAATTGTTTTTCTTGTGCCTTATCTTCGTTGTTTTAATAATACTACTCAGCCTGACGAATTTTCCGAATAAGATATACGATGCTCAGACTAAAGAGATCGGCGTTATTTCGACCTCTGTCAAAAAGTTTATGTTACCACCGATGACGGACGAAGTAATAATATGTGTTGTAGTTTGCGGGGACAGATTAGACGAAGCGTTGACAATGCTGAAGTCAGCCTTAGTGTTTACCAACAGGCCACTCCAATTTATAGTTTTagctgaaaataatttaattcctGCGTTTAAGGAGAAATTGACAGAGTGGAAACTTTTATCCAACAAAACTTTTGCTTTCACGGTTAAATCGATTACTTTCCCTGAAGAAAGCGATGCAGCAATGtggaagaaattatttaaaccttgcgcagctcaaagattgtttCTACCA TCAGTTCTAAATGACACAGATGCTGTGCTTTATGTCGACACGGATACATTGTTCTTAGCTCCCCCAGAAAATATCTGGGACGAATTCAAGAAAATGAATTCGATTCAATTAGCAGCTTTGAGTCCAGAACATGAAGATCCTAACACAGGATGGTATAATAGATTTGCCAAGCATCCATATTATGGAAAACTAGGAGTAAATTCAGGTGTTATGTTGATGAATTTAACGAGAATGAGAAAATTTAGGTGGATAGACTATGTGATACCTATACATAAACAATATAAGCTGAAAATAACATGGGGAGATCAAGATATAATAAACATCATATTCCATTATCATCCTGAAAAACTTTACATATATTCATGTAGATACAATTACAGGCCTGATCATTGTATGTACATGCCTGTTTGTACCAAAGCAGAAAAGGAAGGTGCTTTGGTATTACATGGATCTAGGGGTACGTTTCATTCACAGAAACAACCATTGTTTAAAGCAGTTTATAAAGCAATACAAGAATATCAACTAAATACAGAtccatataattatttattgatcCCAATGAGGAATTACTTAGCTTCAGAACACAGATCTAACTGTGGCAAAGTATGGAAAGTATTTATTGCTCAACCTGAGTTACATTTGGGAAAATCATAA